One Rubrobacter naiadicus genomic window, TGCAACGTCACGAGCGCCTGCAGACCATCCGCCCCGTAGGGCTCCATGCCGCCGGTGTCGACGAGCATGAACTCCCTGCCGGCCCATTCGGCCTTCGTGTAGGTGCGGTCGCGCGTGGTGCCGGGCTCTTCTGCGACCACGGCCTGCCTGCGCCCGAGGACGCGGTTCACCAGCGTGCTCTTGCCCACGTTGGGGGCCCCGACGACCGCCACCACGGGAAGGCGACCGCTCAACGCCGCCTCCCCTCCGCCTCCCGCGGGAGCCGGTATATCTCGCGCAACAACTCATCCGCGGCCTTCTGGTACGCCTCGCGCCCCTTGAGATCCCGCGGTACGCTGATCGGCTCTCCGACGTAGGTGCGAAACCTCGCGCCCCGCAGCCGCGCGATCGGGCCGGGCACCGACCCCAGATACACCGGCAGGATCTTCGCCCCGCTGCGCGCCGCGAGCATGATGGCTCCGCTCTTGGCTTCGCGCGAGACGCCCTTGGTGCGGTGGGTGCCCTCGGGGAAGATGCCGAGCGCCCACCCCTCTCCGAGCAGCCTGAGACCGGCCCGCAGCGCGCTGTGCCCCCCGGCCTGCCGGTCCACGGGGAACGCCCCGACGAACCGGAAGAACCCCCGGAAAGGGAAGACGAAGATTTCCTTCTTGGCCATCCACTGGATGCGCCGGGGGACCGCCATGCAGACGAAGAGGGGATCGAGATACCTGGTGTGGTTCGCCGCGACGATGAGCGGCCCGCTCCCCGGCGTCCGCTCCTCCCCCTCGCACTCGAACCCCACGGCGATCCGGGCGGCCGTGACGACCATCCTCCTGAGCAGGCGGTACCTGCCCGACATCTCGACCCGCGGCATCCCCTCACCCCCCGGAAGGACCGCAGAGCCGACGGGCGAGGCCCATCACCTTCTCCACGACCTCCTCGAAACCCATGCCCGTCGTGTCCACTATCACCGCATCCGGCGCGGGCCTGAGCGGGGCGCTCTCCCGCTCGGTGTCCTGACGGTCGCGCAGCATGATCGCCTCACGGACCTCGTCCAGATCCGCCTCCCTGCCGCTCTGCAGAGCCCTGCGCCGGGCACGCTCCTCCGTAGAGGCGGAGAGGAAGATCTTCAGGTCGGCCTCGGGAAGGACCACCGTGCCTATGTCCCTCCCCTCGACCACGGCCCCACCCGCCCGCCGGGCCTCCTCCGCCGCCCGCCGCTGCACGGGCAGGAGCACCTCCCTGACACGGGGATGCGCCGAGACCTTCGAGGCGACGCCTGAGACCTCCGGAGCGTGCAGCTCTTCCCCGGAGATCCACCTCCCGTCGTACCTCACCCCCCCCGGCCCCAGCTCGAGCCTCCGGGCTATCCGGACCAGCC contains:
- the cmk gene encoding (d)CMP kinase; protein product: MGGFLVAIDGPAGSGKSSVAREVARRLGVTDISTGAVYRAVALVAIEDGVDPADEEGLVRIARRLELGPGGVRYDGRWISGEELHAPEVSGVASKVSAHPRVREVLLPVQRRAAEEARRAGGAVVEGRDIGTVVLPEADLKIFLSASTEERARRRALQSGREADLDEVREAIMLRDRQDTERESAPLRPAPDAVIVDTTGMGFEEVVEKVMGLARRLCGPSGG
- a CDS encoding lysophospholipid acyltransferase family protein, with the translated sequence MPRVEMSGRYRLLRRMVVTAARIAVGFECEGEERTPGSGPLIVAANHTRYLDPLFVCMAVPRRIQWMAKKEIFVFPFRGFFRFVGAFPVDRQAGGHSALRAGLRLLGEGWALGIFPEGTHRTKGVSREAKSGAIMLAARSGAKILPVYLGSVPGPIARLRGARFRTYVGEPISVPRDLKGREAYQKAADELLREIYRLPREAEGRRR